A genomic window from Martelella lutilitoris includes:
- a CDS encoding carbohydrate ABC transporter permease, which yields MTQKSVSKRPVKAERVWGRFGVYGFLFFVALFFLLPLYVMLVTSFKSMDEIRLGLIFALPQNFSLDAWIKAWTSACTGLDCTGLQVGFFNSVKILIPSVILSILLGAVNGYALSFWRVKGANVLFACLLMGSFIPYQVFIYPLVRFYAQAGIYGSLPGIVLTHIIFGMPVMTLLFRNYYMGLPMELFKAARIDGAGFWRIFLSIILPMSVPITIVAVIMQVTAIWNDFLLGLVFAGRDNLPMTVQLNNIVNTTTGERAYNVNMAATILTSLVPLVVYLVSGRWFVRGIASGAVKG from the coding sequence ATGACGCAGAAATCCGTCTCAAAGCGACCGGTGAAGGCAGAACGCGTCTGGGGACGCTTCGGCGTCTATGGCTTTCTCTTCTTCGTCGCGTTGTTCTTCCTGCTGCCGCTCTATGTGATGCTCGTGACCTCGTTCAAGAGCATGGACGAGATCCGCCTCGGGCTGATCTTCGCGCTGCCGCAGAATTTTTCGCTCGATGCCTGGATCAAGGCGTGGACGAGCGCCTGCACCGGGCTCGACTGCACCGGCCTTCAGGTCGGCTTCTTCAACTCGGTGAAGATCCTGATCCCGAGCGTGATCCTCTCCATCCTGCTCGGCGCGGTCAACGGCTATGCCCTGTCCTTCTGGCGGGTGAAGGGGGCGAATGTTCTGTTCGCCTGCCTCCTGATGGGCTCGTTCATTCCCTACCAGGTGTTCATCTACCCGCTGGTGCGGTTTTACGCGCAGGCCGGCATCTATGGCTCGCTCCCGGGCATCGTGCTCACCCACATCATCTTCGGCATGCCGGTGATGACGCTGCTGTTCCGCAATTACTACATGGGCCTGCCGATGGAGCTGTTCAAAGCCGCCCGCATCGACGGCGCCGGCTTCTGGAGGATTTTCCTTTCGATCATCCTGCCCATGTCTGTGCCGATCACCATCGTCGCGGTCATCATGCAGGTCACGGCGATCTGGAACGACTTCCTGCTCGGCCTGGTCTTTGCCGGTCGCGACAACCTGCCGATGACGGTCCAGCTCAACAACATCGTCAACACGACCACGGGCGAGCGCGCCTATAACGTCAACATGGCGGCAACTATTCTGACCTCGCTGGTCCCGCTTGTCGTCTATCTGGTTTCCGGCCGCTGGTTCGTGCGCGGCATCGCCTCCGGCGCCGTAAAAGGATAA
- a CDS encoding carbohydrate ABC transporter permease: protein MAIVVVFAYLGTMLWSVRLSFSSSRLLPKDDFVGFAQYTRLFETSRWITSLENLAVIAFFFLLICFVLGTLLAIFIDQNVRAESLFRTVFLYPYAMSFVVAGLIWQWILNPDLGIQATMRDLGFPNFVLDWTVNPDKVLYAIILATVWHGSGLVMALILAGLRGIDTQIWSATRIDGIPPWRVYLSIILPMLRPMIITSLVLLSISIVKMYDVVVAMTNGGPGTASEVPAKFIMDNLFERANIGLATAASTVLLITVLLIMVPVLYSQYFRRNGRAS from the coding sequence ATGGCCATCGTCGTCGTCTTTGCCTATCTGGGCACGATGCTTTGGTCCGTCCGGCTGTCATTTTCCAGTTCGCGGCTTCTGCCCAAGGACGACTTTGTCGGCTTCGCCCAGTATACGAGGCTTTTCGAAACCTCACGCTGGATCACGTCTCTGGAAAACCTGGCGGTCATCGCCTTCTTCTTTCTTCTGATCTGTTTCGTTCTCGGCACGCTGCTGGCCATTTTCATCGACCAGAATGTGCGCGCCGAAAGCCTGTTCCGGACTGTTTTCCTTTACCCCTATGCGATGTCCTTCGTTGTCGCGGGCCTGATCTGGCAATGGATCCTCAATCCCGACCTCGGCATCCAGGCGACCATGCGCGATCTCGGCTTCCCGAACTTCGTGCTCGACTGGACGGTCAATCCGGACAAGGTGCTCTACGCCATCATTCTGGCCACGGTCTGGCATGGCTCCGGGCTGGTGATGGCGCTCATTCTGGCGGGTCTGCGCGGCATCGACACCCAGATCTGGTCGGCGACCCGCATCGACGGCATTCCGCCGTGGCGCGTCTATCTTTCGATCATTTTGCCCATGCTCCGGCCGATGATCATCACCTCGCTGGTGCTTCTGTCGATCTCGATCGTGAAAATGTACGACGTTGTCGTCGCCATGACCAATGGCGGACCGGGCACGGCGAGTGAGGTGCCGGCCAAGTTCATCATGGACAACCTGTTCGAGCGCGCCAATATCGGCCTTGCGACCGCCGCCTCGACCGTACTCCTGATCACCGTTCTGCTGATCATGGTCCCGGTTCTCTATTCCCAGTATTTCCGCAGGAACGGGAGGGCGTCATGA
- a CDS encoding ABC transporter substrate-binding protein, producing the protein MFILKNAVTASAVALTVAMSGAAGAQEPLDAEVIHWWTSGGESAAIGVFADAYNANGGNWQDSAVAGGSAARSAAINRIIGGDPSTAALFNTSQQYHEIVEEGLLNDIDAVATENNWDEILPAPIVNAVKIDGKYYAAPVNIHMPLWFWYSVDALEQAGVENPPESMDEFFAALDKLQEAGITPLALGGQRWQENSLFSAMLTNVGGGQLWEAVYADKDEDAIHSPEFREVIETFIALKPYVDAASPGRNWNDTTAMLINDEAGFQVMGDWAKGEFKQAGKEIGTDYGCIPGLRPDSPYVLGGDVFVFPKTDDAEQIKAQRLLVEVMTDPETQVEFNNLKGSIPIRSDVDASKLDACAQLGLEIMSDPSRQAPDASQMMAEYIYGSVQDVVTELWNTDMSVDEAVERFDQALNG; encoded by the coding sequence ATGTTTATTCTGAAGAATGCGGTGACCGCATCGGCCGTAGCGCTGACCGTGGCAATGTCCGGCGCTGCCGGCGCCCAGGAACCGCTTGATGCCGAAGTCATCCACTGGTGGACATCGGGCGGCGAATCCGCCGCGATCGGCGTTTTCGCCGACGCCTACAACGCCAATGGCGGCAACTGGCAGGACAGCGCTGTTGCCGGCGGCTCGGCCGCGCGCAGCGCCGCCATCAACCGCATCATCGGCGGCGACCCATCGACGGCGGCGCTCTTCAACACCTCGCAGCAGTATCACGAGATCGTCGAGGAAGGCCTGCTCAACGACATCGACGCCGTGGCTACCGAAAACAACTGGGATGAGATCCTGCCTGCGCCGATCGTCAACGCCGTGAAGATCGACGGCAAGTACTACGCCGCGCCGGTGAATATCCATATGCCGCTGTGGTTCTGGTATTCCGTCGACGCGCTGGAACAGGCCGGCGTCGAGAACCCGCCCGAAAGCATGGACGAATTCTTCGCTGCGCTCGACAAGCTTCAGGAAGCCGGCATCACGCCGCTGGCACTTGGCGGCCAGCGCTGGCAGGAAAACTCCCTGTTCTCGGCGATGCTGACCAATGTCGGCGGCGGCCAGCTCTGGGAGGCGGTCTACGCCGACAAGGACGAGGACGCCATCCATTCGCCGGAATTCCGCGAGGTCATCGAAACCTTCATCGCGCTGAAACCCTATGTCGACGCCGCATCGCCGGGGCGTAACTGGAACGACACGACCGCCATGCTGATCAATGACGAGGCCGGTTTCCAGGTAATGGGCGACTGGGCCAAGGGCGAGTTCAAGCAGGCCGGCAAGGAAATCGGCACGGATTACGGCTGCATTCCGGGCCTGCGTCCCGACAGTCCCTACGTTCTCGGCGGCGACGTCTTCGTCTTCCCGAAAACCGACGATGCCGAACAGATCAAGGCACAGCGCCTGCTCGTCGAAGTCATGACGGATCCGGAAACCCAGGTCGAATTCAACAACCTGAAGGGCTCCATCCCGATCCGATCCGACGTCGATGCCTCCAAGCTCGACGCCTGCGCCCAGCTCGGCCTTGAGATCATGTCCGATCCCAGCCGCCAGGCGCCCGACGCTTCGCAGATGATGGCCGAATACATCTACGGCTCGGTCCAGGATGTCGTGACCGAACTGTGGAACACCGACATGTCGGTCGACGAGGCCGTCGAACGCTTCGACCAGGCCCTCAACGGCTGA